Proteins encoded by one window of Nasonia vitripennis strain AsymCx chromosome 5, Nvit_psr_1.1, whole genome shotgun sequence:
- the LOC103316197 gene encoding extensin-like isoform X1 codes for MKLFALSGSLLLLLLLAHRALGQEEDTSVAVEPTDVTTEAPTEVPETTVSEVNEDPSTTGSPVSTTSERPRPPTSERPRPPPPPPPHHCPPHHGGHHGHHGHHHGPPHGHRPHRPHHHGRPGHHHHHRGPMTLSEESMIEVTRYLAPDQPEPPRHPGRPQPPRRPVDESRSSSESGSSESNSSSQESRESEE; via the exons ATGAAGCTCTTCGCGCTCTCCggatcgctgctgctgctgctgctcctcgcCCACCGA GCTCTGGGGCAGGAGGAAGACACTAGCGTAGCGGTTGAACCCACGGATGTGACCACGGAAGCGCCCACGGAAGTGCCCGAAACGACCGTGTCGGAGGTGAACGAGGACCCGAGCACCACCGGGTCGCCAGTTTCCACAACCAGTGAACGACCTAGACCACCAACTAGTGAACGACCCAGACCACCACCGCCACCACCCCCACATCACTGTCCGCCTCACCACGGAGGACATCACGGACATCACGGACATCACCACGGACCTCCACACGGACACAGGCCGCACCGACCTCATCATCACGGACGTCCCGGTCACCATCACCATCACAGAGGACCTATGACTCTAAGTGAGGAGTCCATGATCGAGGTAACCCGTTACCTAG CTCCTGACCAGCCTGAGCCACCACGTCATCCCGGCAGACCTCAGCCACCGCGTCGCCCCGTCGACGAGTCCAGGTCGTCGTCGGAATCGGGCTCGAGCGAGTCAAACTCGTCGTCTCAGGAGTCCAGAGAGTCCGAAGAATGA
- the LOC100116918 gene encoding zinc finger-containing ubiquitin peptidase 1 isoform X3: protein MLTTKYRNLNKKRKFTPDENDMMAFIDDDAILDQQQEHRRMKQRGGDDARGIAASSCSGSSTTSSTSTLCSSPYRQNGWSTPPSSSRSSATLVKREEASSAAAASSAAGSSLVNNNNNNNNTSHVNNVPESTAGHGSPLRSSLNLQLRSHATPKLPVQECPMCPYSSDSPLRLEEHINRQHFDLTSPSLPPESPPTRDSTFNCPFCVTSFPNSSDLELHVNIEHKDILSPAKAASPYSDVATSGGETPSCPVCLSTLFKNSDELTAHIEEHFTKKGTPSPITPDASTDRLLARDMERREKEVRRLREQREFALLQAQYGMDNQGNFREQSVTNMQRAVYAGEMSVADYYEKQIELRVAENSGIDDGSSCTRVKKLTGLVPKVRAVSQACSNVVSTWMCSTVDHYAVTYGDKGWGCGYRNMQMMISSLLQHTGYNELVYRAWSCGVGNSSSCENPQRSSMPSISRLQKMIEWAWAQGFDVQGAEQLGAKLVNTRKWIGATEVVTLLSSLRIRCQLVDFHRPTSSDGGHPEMFKWVLHYFQRNDDFKPPLYLQHQGHSRTIMGVEQLRDGSIIMLVLDPSHSPAQMAQFNSTSSAPGAMRLVRISAAAMKARQYQVVAVIGIMDTEMQYQQSKVLHSLRIPQDR, encoded by the exons ATGTTGACAACGAAATACCGCAACCTGAACAAGAAGCGGAAATT CACACCGGACGAAAACGACATGATGGCGTTcatcgacgacgacgcgatCCTGGATCAGCAGCAGGAACATCGTCGGATGAAGCAGCGGGGCGGCGACGACGCTCGAGGTATCGCCGCTTCGtcctgcagcggcagcagcaccACCTCCTCGACCTCGACCCTCTGCTCCTCGCCGTACCGGCAGAACGGCTGGTCCACTCCGCCGAGCTCGTCCAGGTCGTCCGCGACACTCGTCAAGAGGGAAGAGGCCTCCTCTGCGGCAGCAGCTTCTTCCGCGGCTGGCAGCTCGCTTgtcaacaataacaacaacaataacaacactAGTCATGTAAATAATG TTCCAGAAAGCACGGCGGGCCATGGTTCTCCACTGCGCTCCAGTTTGAATCTTCAATTGCGCTCGCATGCAACTCCTAAGCTTCCAGTACAAGAATGTCCAATGTGTCCTTATAGTTCAGACAGTCCACTCAGACTGGAAGAACATATCAACCGTCAGCACTTTGACCTAACGTCGCCGTCTCTTCCACCTGAGTCTCCCCCAACTCGAGATAGTACATTCAACTGCCCGTTCTGTGTCACATCCTTTCCCAATTCATCTGACCTGGAGTTACACGTCAACATTGAACACAAAGATATATTAAG CCCAGCAAAAGCAGCATCTCCTTACTCGGACGTAGCCACCAGTGGTGGAGAGACTCCGTCGTGTCCTGTCTGCCTGAGCACTTTGTTCAAGAACAGCGATGAACTCACAGCCCACATCGAGGAGCACTTCACAAAGAAAGGTACCCCCTCACCAATAACGCCGGATGCCTCCACGGATAgactgctcgcgcgcgatatgGAGAGGCGCGAAAAAGAAGTCAGAAGGTTAAGGGAACAGCGCGAGTTCGCGCTGCTCCAGGCACAATACGGAATGGACAATCAGGGTAACTTTAGGGAACAGAGCGTCACGAATATGCAGCGGGCTGTGTATGCTGGCGAGATGTCTGTCGCGGATTACTACGAGAAACAAATCGAGCTGAGGGTCGCTGAAAACAGCGGCATCGACGACGGAAGTTCTTGTACCAGAG TCAAAAAACTTACAGGGCTGGTCCCCAAAGTACGAGCAGTTAGTCAAGCATGCAGCAATGTAGTGAGTACGTGGATGTGTTCAACGGTAGATCATTATGCTGTGACATATGGAGACAAAGGATGGGGCTGTGGTTACAGGAATATGCAGATGATGATATCTTCGCTGCTGCAGCACACAGGATACAACGAGTTAGTGTATAGAGCTTGGAGTTGTGGTGTAGGCAACAGCAGCTCCTGTGAGAATCCACAACGAAGCTCAATGCCCTCGATCTCGCGTCTGCAGAAGATGATTGAGTGGGCTTGGGCACAAGGATTTGACGTACAAGGTGCTGAACAACTGGGAGCCAAATTGGTGAATACCAGAAAATGGATTGGTGCTACAGAGGTTGTAACCTTGCTATCCAGTTTGAGAATCAG GTGCCAGTTGGTAGATTTTCACAGACCAACTAGCTCAGATGGTGGCCACCCAGAAATGTTTAAGTGGGTGTTGCATTATTTTCAACGAAATGACGATTTTAAACCGCCTCTGTATCTTCAACATCAGG GTCACAGTCGAACTATAATGGGAGTGGAACAACTGAGAGATGGCTCCATAATAATGCTTGTACTTGATCCAAGTCACAGTCCAGCACAAATGGCACAGTTCAATAGCACAAGCAGTGCACCAGGAGCCATGAGGCTTGTGAGAATATCTGCTGCTGCAATGAAAGCCAGGCAATACCAAGTAGTCGCTGTGATAGGTATCATGGACACAGAAATGCAATACCAA CAAAGTAAGGTGCTACATTCCTTGAGGATTCCCCAAGATAGGTGA
- the LOC103316197 gene encoding bromodomain-containing protein 4B-like isoform X2: MKLFALSGSLLLLLLLAHRALGQEEDTSVAVEPTDVTTEAPTEVPETTVSEVNEDPSTTGSPVSTTSERPRPPTSERPRPPPPPPPHHCPPHHGGHHGHHGHHHGPPHGHRPHRPHHHGRPGHHHHHRGPMTLSEESMIELLTSLSHHVIPADLSHRVAPSTSPGRRRNRARASQTRRLRSPESPKND, from the exons ATGAAGCTCTTCGCGCTCTCCggatcgctgctgctgctgctgctcctcgcCCACCGA GCTCTGGGGCAGGAGGAAGACACTAGCGTAGCGGTTGAACCCACGGATGTGACCACGGAAGCGCCCACGGAAGTGCCCGAAACGACCGTGTCGGAGGTGAACGAGGACCCGAGCACCACCGGGTCGCCAGTTTCCACAACCAGTGAACGACCTAGACCACCAACTAGTGAACGACCCAGACCACCACCGCCACCACCCCCACATCACTGTCCGCCTCACCACGGAGGACATCACGGACATCACGGACATCACCACGGACCTCCACACGGACACAGGCCGCACCGACCTCATCATCACGGACGTCCCGGTCACCATCACCATCACAGAGGACCTATGACTCTAAGTGAGGAGTCCATGATCGAG CTCCTGACCAGCCTGAGCCACCACGTCATCCCGGCAGACCTCAGCCACCGCGTCGCCCCGTCGACGAGTCCAGGTCGTCGTCGGAATCGGGCTCGAGCGAGTCAAACTCGTCGTCTCAGGAGTCCAGAGAGTCCGAAGAATGACTAG
- the LOC107981649 gene encoding endothelial lipase has protein sequence MPWYHKAVGNTRIVGPHVASTLRWLESIGAFNLRAVHVVGFSLGAEVAGFMGKALFPQRVGRITGLDAAYPLYMNTGAEGHLTAADAEFVDIIHTDGGVLGFPIPLGHVDFYPNGGMPPQPGCNVENVFAMGVNKIVNRFITCSHNRAWRLYAESITDPAGFPASRCPKWRPDLRVNCQWSPDALMGYAATRRLRGMYYLRTNANSPFARNITGYC, from the exons ATGCCGTGGTACCACAAGGCCGTGGGCAACACCCGGATAGTCGGGCCGCACGTCGCGAGCACGCTCCGCTGGCTAGAGTCCATCGGGGCGTTCAACCTGCGAGCCGTACACGTGGTGGGCTTCAGTCTCGGCGCCGAGGTGGCCGGCTTCATGGGCAAAGCCCTCTTCCCGCAGCGG GTCGGCCGCATCACGGGTCTGGACGCGGCCTACCCGCTCTACATGAACACGGGAGCCGAGGGACACCTGACCGCGGCGGACGCCGAGTTCGTCGACATCATACACACGGACGGCGGCGTGCTGGGCTTTCCCATCCCGCTGGGACACGTGGACTTCTACCCGAACGGGGGCATGCCGCCGCAGCCCGGCTGCAACGTGGAGAACGTATTCGCCATGGGCGTCAACAAGATCGTCAACCGGTTCA TCACCTGCAGTCACAACCGCGCCTGGCGGCTCTACGCCGAGTCGATCACGGACCCGGCGGGTTTCCCGGCCAGCCGCTGTCCCAAATGGCGACCCGACCTGCGCGTCAACTGCCAGTGGTCGCCGGACGCGCTCATGGGCTACGCGGCGACCCGCAGACTCAGAGGCATGTACTATCTCCGGACCAACGCCAACTCGCCCTTCGCCAGGAACATCACGGGCTACTGCTGA
- the LOC100116918 gene encoding zinc finger-containing ubiquitin peptidase 1 isoform X4 has translation MLTTKYRNLNKKRKFTPDENDMMAFIDDDAILDQQQEHRRMKQRGGDDARGIAASSCSGSSTTSSTSTLCSSPYRQNGWSTPPSSSRSSATLVKREEASSAAAASSAAGSSLVNNNNNNNNTSHVNNVPESTAGHGSPLRSSLNLQLRSHATPKLPVQECPMCPYSSDSPLRLEEHINRQHFDLTSPSLPPESPPTRDSTFNCPFCVTSFPNSSDLELHVNIEHKDILSPAKAASPYSDVATSGGETPSCPVCLSTLFKNSDELTAHIEEHFTKKGTPSPITPDASTDRLLARDMERREKEVRRLREQREFALLQAQYGMDNQGNFREQSVTNMQRAVYAGEMSVADYYEKQIELRVAENSGIDDGSSCTRGLVPKVRAVSQACSNVVSTWMCSTVDHYAVTYGDKGWGCGYRNMQMMISSLLQHTGYNELVYRAWSCGVGNSSSCENPQRSSMPSISRLQKMIEWAWAQGFDVQGAEQLGAKLVNTRKWIGATEVVTLLSSLRIRCQLVDFHRPTSSDGGHPEMFKWVLHYFQRNDDFKPPLYLQHQGHSRTIMGVEQLRDGSIIMLVLDPSHSPAQMAQFNSTSSAPGAMRLVRISAAAMKARQYQVVAVIGIMDTEMQYQQSKVLHSLRIPQDR, from the exons ATGTTGACAACGAAATACCGCAACCTGAACAAGAAGCGGAAATT CACACCGGACGAAAACGACATGATGGCGTTcatcgacgacgacgcgatCCTGGATCAGCAGCAGGAACATCGTCGGATGAAGCAGCGGGGCGGCGACGACGCTCGAGGTATCGCCGCTTCGtcctgcagcggcagcagcaccACCTCCTCGACCTCGACCCTCTGCTCCTCGCCGTACCGGCAGAACGGCTGGTCCACTCCGCCGAGCTCGTCCAGGTCGTCCGCGACACTCGTCAAGAGGGAAGAGGCCTCCTCTGCGGCAGCAGCTTCTTCCGCGGCTGGCAGCTCGCTTgtcaacaataacaacaacaataacaacactAGTCATGTAAATAATG TTCCAGAAAGCACGGCGGGCCATGGTTCTCCACTGCGCTCCAGTTTGAATCTTCAATTGCGCTCGCATGCAACTCCTAAGCTTCCAGTACAAGAATGTCCAATGTGTCCTTATAGTTCAGACAGTCCACTCAGACTGGAAGAACATATCAACCGTCAGCACTTTGACCTAACGTCGCCGTCTCTTCCACCTGAGTCTCCCCCAACTCGAGATAGTACATTCAACTGCCCGTTCTGTGTCACATCCTTTCCCAATTCATCTGACCTGGAGTTACACGTCAACATTGAACACAAAGATATATTAAG CCCAGCAAAAGCAGCATCTCCTTACTCGGACGTAGCCACCAGTGGTGGAGAGACTCCGTCGTGTCCTGTCTGCCTGAGCACTTTGTTCAAGAACAGCGATGAACTCACAGCCCACATCGAGGAGCACTTCACAAAGAAAGGTACCCCCTCACCAATAACGCCGGATGCCTCCACGGATAgactgctcgcgcgcgatatgGAGAGGCGCGAAAAAGAAGTCAGAAGGTTAAGGGAACAGCGCGAGTTCGCGCTGCTCCAGGCACAATACGGAATGGACAATCAGGGTAACTTTAGGGAACAGAGCGTCACGAATATGCAGCGGGCTGTGTATGCTGGCGAGATGTCTGTCGCGGATTACTACGAGAAACAAATCGAGCTGAGGGTCGCTGAAAACAGCGGCATCGACGACGGAAGTTCTTGTACCAGAG GGCTGGTCCCCAAAGTACGAGCAGTTAGTCAAGCATGCAGCAATGTAGTGAGTACGTGGATGTGTTCAACGGTAGATCATTATGCTGTGACATATGGAGACAAAGGATGGGGCTGTGGTTACAGGAATATGCAGATGATGATATCTTCGCTGCTGCAGCACACAGGATACAACGAGTTAGTGTATAGAGCTTGGAGTTGTGGTGTAGGCAACAGCAGCTCCTGTGAGAATCCACAACGAAGCTCAATGCCCTCGATCTCGCGTCTGCAGAAGATGATTGAGTGGGCTTGGGCACAAGGATTTGACGTACAAGGTGCTGAACAACTGGGAGCCAAATTGGTGAATACCAGAAAATGGATTGGTGCTACAGAGGTTGTAACCTTGCTATCCAGTTTGAGAATCAG GTGCCAGTTGGTAGATTTTCACAGACCAACTAGCTCAGATGGTGGCCACCCAGAAATGTTTAAGTGGGTGTTGCATTATTTTCAACGAAATGACGATTTTAAACCGCCTCTGTATCTTCAACATCAGG GTCACAGTCGAACTATAATGGGAGTGGAACAACTGAGAGATGGCTCCATAATAATGCTTGTACTTGATCCAAGTCACAGTCCAGCACAAATGGCACAGTTCAATAGCACAAGCAGTGCACCAGGAGCCATGAGGCTTGTGAGAATATCTGCTGCTGCAATGAAAGCCAGGCAATACCAAGTAGTCGCTGTGATAGGTATCATGGACACAGAAATGCAATACCAA CAAAGTAAGGTGCTACATTCCTTGAGGATTCCCCAAGATAGGTGA
- the LOC100679330 gene encoding vitelline membrane protein 15a-3-like isoform X2, which yields MKFALLAIVSAVFVASALAQGPPGPPPGHGPHGHHGHRGPPPPLPMSGGNSTTGESGSSDSSSSSSSFVRNARSVPQQSLHRRPPPPTTPSSE from the exons ATGAAGTTCGCATTGCTCGCTATCGTTTCTGCGGTGTTCGTCGCCAGTGCCTTAGCG CAGGGACCACCAGGGCCGCCACCTGGTCATGGTCCTCACGGTCATCACGGTCACCGCGGCCCACCACCCCCGCTACCCATGTCGGGCGGCAACAGCACCACCGGTGAAAGCGGCAGCAGCGACAGTTCGAGCAGCTCCAGCAGCTTTGTCCGAAATG CGAGAAGCGTCCCTCAGCAGTCGCTCCATCGACGACCACCCCCGCCCACGACACCGTCATCCGAATAA
- the LOC100679330 gene encoding vitelline membrane protein 15a-3-like isoform X1, which yields MKFALLAIVSAVFVASALAQQGPPGPPPGHGPHGHHGHRGPPPPLPMSGGNSTTGESGSSDSSSSSSSFVRNARSVPQQSLHRRPPPPTTPSSE from the exons ATGAAGTTCGCATTGCTCGCTATCGTTTCTGCGGTGTTCGTCGCCAGTGCCTTAGCG CAGCAGGGACCACCAGGGCCGCCACCTGGTCATGGTCCTCACGGTCATCACGGTCACCGCGGCCCACCACCCCCGCTACCCATGTCGGGCGGCAACAGCACCACCGGTGAAAGCGGCAGCAGCGACAGTTCGAGCAGCTCCAGCAGCTTTGTCCGAAATG CGAGAAGCGTCCCTCAGCAGTCGCTCCATCGACGACCACCCCCGCCCACGACACCGTCATCCGAATAA
- the LOC100113542 gene encoding cytochrome c oxidase copper chaperone, which translates to MGNNSAKVEVVEAKQVSEKKPLKPCCACPETKKVRDECIITKGEAECGHLIEAHKACMRYLGFKI; encoded by the exons atgggCAACAACTCAGCGAAAGTCGAGGTGGTCGAGGCCAAGCAAGTCTCGGAGAAGAAGCCTCTGAAGCCGTGCTGTGCTTGTCCCGAAACGAAGAAAGTCAGGGACGAATG CATCATCACCAAGGGAGAGGCAGAGTGCGGACACCTCATAGAGGCGCATAAAGCATGCATGCGATACTTGGgcttcaaaatttaa
- the LOC100116918 gene encoding zinc finger-containing ubiquitin peptidase 1 isoform X2 codes for MFNMASSNKTPEMNYTCEICGREGFNDEEMRSHMALYHLKGAANCPFCDLGEISPAEMLLHVNSAHLDYLTPSTPDENDMMAFIDDDAILDQQQEHRRMKQRGGDDARGIAASSCSGSSTTSSTSTLCSSPYRQNGWSTPPSSSRSSATLVKREEASSAAAASSAAGSSLVNNNNNNNNTSHVNNVPESTAGHGSPLRSSLNLQLRSHATPKLPVQECPMCPYSSDSPLRLEEHINRQHFDLTSPSLPPESPPTRDSTFNCPFCVTSFPNSSDLELHVNIEHKDILSPAKAASPYSDVATSGGETPSCPVCLSTLFKNSDELTAHIEEHFTKKGTPSPITPDASTDRLLARDMERREKEVRRLREQREFALLQAQYGMDNQGNFREQSVTNMQRAVYAGEMSVADYYEKQIELRVAENSGIDDGSSCTRGLVPKVRAVSQACSNVVSTWMCSTVDHYAVTYGDKGWGCGYRNMQMMISSLLQHTGYNELVYRAWSCGVGNSSSCENPQRSSMPSISRLQKMIEWAWAQGFDVQGAEQLGAKLVNTRKWIGATEVVTLLSSLRIRCQLVDFHRPTSSDGGHPEMFKWVLHYFQRNDDFKPPLYLQHQGHSRTIMGVEQLRDGSIIMLVLDPSHSPAQMAQFNSTSSAPGAMRLVRISAAAMKARQYQVVAVIGIMDTEMQYQQSKVLHSLRIPQDR; via the exons ATGTTCAACATGGCGAGCAGCAACAAGACGCCCGAGATGAACTACACGTGCGAGATCTGCGGCCGCGAGGGCTTCAACGACGAGGAAATGCGCTCGCACATGGCTCTCTACCACCTCAAGGGCGCTGCGAACTGTCCCTTCTGCGACCTCGGCGAGATCTCCCCCGCGGAGATGCTGCTGCACGTCAACAGCGCGCACCTCGACTACCTTACGCCCAG CACACCGGACGAAAACGACATGATGGCGTTcatcgacgacgacgcgatCCTGGATCAGCAGCAGGAACATCGTCGGATGAAGCAGCGGGGCGGCGACGACGCTCGAGGTATCGCCGCTTCGtcctgcagcggcagcagcaccACCTCCTCGACCTCGACCCTCTGCTCCTCGCCGTACCGGCAGAACGGCTGGTCCACTCCGCCGAGCTCGTCCAGGTCGTCCGCGACACTCGTCAAGAGGGAAGAGGCCTCCTCTGCGGCAGCAGCTTCTTCCGCGGCTGGCAGCTCGCTTgtcaacaataacaacaacaataacaacactAGTCATGTAAATAATG TTCCAGAAAGCACGGCGGGCCATGGTTCTCCACTGCGCTCCAGTTTGAATCTTCAATTGCGCTCGCATGCAACTCCTAAGCTTCCAGTACAAGAATGTCCAATGTGTCCTTATAGTTCAGACAGTCCACTCAGACTGGAAGAACATATCAACCGTCAGCACTTTGACCTAACGTCGCCGTCTCTTCCACCTGAGTCTCCCCCAACTCGAGATAGTACATTCAACTGCCCGTTCTGTGTCACATCCTTTCCCAATTCATCTGACCTGGAGTTACACGTCAACATTGAACACAAAGATATATTAAG CCCAGCAAAAGCAGCATCTCCTTACTCGGACGTAGCCACCAGTGGTGGAGAGACTCCGTCGTGTCCTGTCTGCCTGAGCACTTTGTTCAAGAACAGCGATGAACTCACAGCCCACATCGAGGAGCACTTCACAAAGAAAGGTACCCCCTCACCAATAACGCCGGATGCCTCCACGGATAgactgctcgcgcgcgatatgGAGAGGCGCGAAAAAGAAGTCAGAAGGTTAAGGGAACAGCGCGAGTTCGCGCTGCTCCAGGCACAATACGGAATGGACAATCAGGGTAACTTTAGGGAACAGAGCGTCACGAATATGCAGCGGGCTGTGTATGCTGGCGAGATGTCTGTCGCGGATTACTACGAGAAACAAATCGAGCTGAGGGTCGCTGAAAACAGCGGCATCGACGACGGAAGTTCTTGTACCAGAG GGCTGGTCCCCAAAGTACGAGCAGTTAGTCAAGCATGCAGCAATGTAGTGAGTACGTGGATGTGTTCAACGGTAGATCATTATGCTGTGACATATGGAGACAAAGGATGGGGCTGTGGTTACAGGAATATGCAGATGATGATATCTTCGCTGCTGCAGCACACAGGATACAACGAGTTAGTGTATAGAGCTTGGAGTTGTGGTGTAGGCAACAGCAGCTCCTGTGAGAATCCACAACGAAGCTCAATGCCCTCGATCTCGCGTCTGCAGAAGATGATTGAGTGGGCTTGGGCACAAGGATTTGACGTACAAGGTGCTGAACAACTGGGAGCCAAATTGGTGAATACCAGAAAATGGATTGGTGCTACAGAGGTTGTAACCTTGCTATCCAGTTTGAGAATCAG GTGCCAGTTGGTAGATTTTCACAGACCAACTAGCTCAGATGGTGGCCACCCAGAAATGTTTAAGTGGGTGTTGCATTATTTTCAACGAAATGACGATTTTAAACCGCCTCTGTATCTTCAACATCAGG GTCACAGTCGAACTATAATGGGAGTGGAACAACTGAGAGATGGCTCCATAATAATGCTTGTACTTGATCCAAGTCACAGTCCAGCACAAATGGCACAGTTCAATAGCACAAGCAGTGCACCAGGAGCCATGAGGCTTGTGAGAATATCTGCTGCTGCAATGAAAGCCAGGCAATACCAAGTAGTCGCTGTGATAGGTATCATGGACACAGAAATGCAATACCAA CAAAGTAAGGTGCTACATTCCTTGAGGATTCCCCAAGATAGGTGA
- the LOC100116918 gene encoding zinc finger-containing ubiquitin peptidase 1 isoform X1 codes for MFNMASSNKTPEMNYTCEICGREGFNDEEMRSHMALYHLKGAANCPFCDLGEISPAEMLLHVNSAHLDYLTPSTPDENDMMAFIDDDAILDQQQEHRRMKQRGGDDARGIAASSCSGSSTTSSTSTLCSSPYRQNGWSTPPSSSRSSATLVKREEASSAAAASSAAGSSLVNNNNNNNNTSHVNNVPESTAGHGSPLRSSLNLQLRSHATPKLPVQECPMCPYSSDSPLRLEEHINRQHFDLTSPSLPPESPPTRDSTFNCPFCVTSFPNSSDLELHVNIEHKDILSPAKAASPYSDVATSGGETPSCPVCLSTLFKNSDELTAHIEEHFTKKGTPSPITPDASTDRLLARDMERREKEVRRLREQREFALLQAQYGMDNQGNFREQSVTNMQRAVYAGEMSVADYYEKQIELRVAENSGIDDGSSCTRVKKLTGLVPKVRAVSQACSNVVSTWMCSTVDHYAVTYGDKGWGCGYRNMQMMISSLLQHTGYNELVYRAWSCGVGNSSSCENPQRSSMPSISRLQKMIEWAWAQGFDVQGAEQLGAKLVNTRKWIGATEVVTLLSSLRIRCQLVDFHRPTSSDGGHPEMFKWVLHYFQRNDDFKPPLYLQHQGHSRTIMGVEQLRDGSIIMLVLDPSHSPAQMAQFNSTSSAPGAMRLVRISAAAMKARQYQVVAVIGIMDTEMQYQQSKVLHSLRIPQDR; via the exons ATGTTCAACATGGCGAGCAGCAACAAGACGCCCGAGATGAACTACACGTGCGAGATCTGCGGCCGCGAGGGCTTCAACGACGAGGAAATGCGCTCGCACATGGCTCTCTACCACCTCAAGGGCGCTGCGAACTGTCCCTTCTGCGACCTCGGCGAGATCTCCCCCGCGGAGATGCTGCTGCACGTCAACAGCGCGCACCTCGACTACCTTACGCCCAG CACACCGGACGAAAACGACATGATGGCGTTcatcgacgacgacgcgatCCTGGATCAGCAGCAGGAACATCGTCGGATGAAGCAGCGGGGCGGCGACGACGCTCGAGGTATCGCCGCTTCGtcctgcagcggcagcagcaccACCTCCTCGACCTCGACCCTCTGCTCCTCGCCGTACCGGCAGAACGGCTGGTCCACTCCGCCGAGCTCGTCCAGGTCGTCCGCGACACTCGTCAAGAGGGAAGAGGCCTCCTCTGCGGCAGCAGCTTCTTCCGCGGCTGGCAGCTCGCTTgtcaacaataacaacaacaataacaacactAGTCATGTAAATAATG TTCCAGAAAGCACGGCGGGCCATGGTTCTCCACTGCGCTCCAGTTTGAATCTTCAATTGCGCTCGCATGCAACTCCTAAGCTTCCAGTACAAGAATGTCCAATGTGTCCTTATAGTTCAGACAGTCCACTCAGACTGGAAGAACATATCAACCGTCAGCACTTTGACCTAACGTCGCCGTCTCTTCCACCTGAGTCTCCCCCAACTCGAGATAGTACATTCAACTGCCCGTTCTGTGTCACATCCTTTCCCAATTCATCTGACCTGGAGTTACACGTCAACATTGAACACAAAGATATATTAAG CCCAGCAAAAGCAGCATCTCCTTACTCGGACGTAGCCACCAGTGGTGGAGAGACTCCGTCGTGTCCTGTCTGCCTGAGCACTTTGTTCAAGAACAGCGATGAACTCACAGCCCACATCGAGGAGCACTTCACAAAGAAAGGTACCCCCTCACCAATAACGCCGGATGCCTCCACGGATAgactgctcgcgcgcgatatgGAGAGGCGCGAAAAAGAAGTCAGAAGGTTAAGGGAACAGCGCGAGTTCGCGCTGCTCCAGGCACAATACGGAATGGACAATCAGGGTAACTTTAGGGAACAGAGCGTCACGAATATGCAGCGGGCTGTGTATGCTGGCGAGATGTCTGTCGCGGATTACTACGAGAAACAAATCGAGCTGAGGGTCGCTGAAAACAGCGGCATCGACGACGGAAGTTCTTGTACCAGAG TCAAAAAACTTACAGGGCTGGTCCCCAAAGTACGAGCAGTTAGTCAAGCATGCAGCAATGTAGTGAGTACGTGGATGTGTTCAACGGTAGATCATTATGCTGTGACATATGGAGACAAAGGATGGGGCTGTGGTTACAGGAATATGCAGATGATGATATCTTCGCTGCTGCAGCACACAGGATACAACGAGTTAGTGTATAGAGCTTGGAGTTGTGGTGTAGGCAACAGCAGCTCCTGTGAGAATCCACAACGAAGCTCAATGCCCTCGATCTCGCGTCTGCAGAAGATGATTGAGTGGGCTTGGGCACAAGGATTTGACGTACAAGGTGCTGAACAACTGGGAGCCAAATTGGTGAATACCAGAAAATGGATTGGTGCTACAGAGGTTGTAACCTTGCTATCCAGTTTGAGAATCAG GTGCCAGTTGGTAGATTTTCACAGACCAACTAGCTCAGATGGTGGCCACCCAGAAATGTTTAAGTGGGTGTTGCATTATTTTCAACGAAATGACGATTTTAAACCGCCTCTGTATCTTCAACATCAGG GTCACAGTCGAACTATAATGGGAGTGGAACAACTGAGAGATGGCTCCATAATAATGCTTGTACTTGATCCAAGTCACAGTCCAGCACAAATGGCACAGTTCAATAGCACAAGCAGTGCACCAGGAGCCATGAGGCTTGTGAGAATATCTGCTGCTGCAATGAAAGCCAGGCAATACCAAGTAGTCGCTGTGATAGGTATCATGGACACAGAAATGCAATACCAA CAAAGTAAGGTGCTACATTCCTTGAGGATTCCCCAAGATAGGTGA